From the genome of Macaca thibetana thibetana isolate TM-01 chromosome 8, ASM2454274v1, whole genome shotgun sequence:
aaaagtagaaaataaatagtgCTGCTGTTTGGCTAAACAGAGCCAGGAGAACAGTTCAAATTGGACTTGAATGAGAACACATCCAAGAATCACaatatcatatatatttgtatatcatTTGAATTTACCAAAGGTCTTTCCTATTTAACCCTCATTGAAACCCTTCAAGACAGGTAATCATAGAATATATGATCCTcatatttcacagataaggacGCAGGTTTCAGCAATGCTACATTATTTGTGCAAGTCACTTACGAGGGTAGTGAAGTCAAGCTTGAATCCAGGACTTTGGAGTCCTCTGTATACACTTTCTACTGTatgacacacaaacacagacttAGGACCCCAGAAAAAAGAAGTAGTAATCAAGAGATAAGCATTTTGCTTCCAAATGCAAAGcagctaatttgttttaaataacattatacGTCCAATATCAAATTATGACTTAAAGGAAATACAGTGGAAATATAAGCAATATGTTCTTTttgtcaataaaattattttgatttctttttcttttcctacattGCTTATTCTCAGCTGAGGTAATCAAATAAATTTTAGGTTTATTATTTTAGCCTCCTCTGTCAATTCAAAGTATTGTAAGACTAGACCTACACATATAGCTTTATAAAGCTACCATTTGttaagtgccaggcactattctgagCATTTTATAAAGATGATTTTTATTAATCTTCATAATGATGTTATGATAGAAGTAAACATTATTACTTCTCTATTACAGACAAGAAATCTCAGGCTTAAAGAGGTTTAAAACTTGTCTAAAGACACATGAACAGCAAATGTCAGAGCTAAGATTTGAACCTGGGTTAACCTTGACTACAAAGCCTGGGACCCCAAACACTCTGCTAATTTGGTCCTCCCGCTATGTAAGGGGGATCAGGAAATGgaataaatttcagaaattatcCATGTCATTTGAATTCTTACGTTGGTCAAGGCTCAATTACGGAATCAGAATCACTAGGATATAGATAGATTTGTTGCAGAGACTTGACCTTATGCCATTGTGGGTCTGGTTTAGACATCTCCATAAGGTTGTTGTCTTTGTCTAATGCTGGAGTCTGAAGATCGCAGAACAGGTCATTGGGAAGGAAAGCTGGATGTGAGATGAGTGAGAGCAAGATCAAGCGGGAACACTCATGCACAATCGGAAAGACAATGGGAAACCCACATCAGTTTTTGTTGCCACTGAACTTGATGATGAGGATATCCTGCAGAAGCTGAGGTCCTTTGTCACAgggctaaacacacacacacttggccTAGGCTTTGAACAAATGGAGCGGACTGTGGCAAAGCGGAGCCTTTGCGAGCCTATCTGCTGCCTCATGCCTGCGAGGTGAGTCAGCAGATCTGCCGCAATGCCTGCGATCTATTAAATGGCTGCTGCTTCGTATGCGTCCTCCAGATCTCCCACAAGAATCTCTCTTCTAGTCAATGCTAACTGGAAACATAGGAAAGAAAATGCTGGGAAATgaataggttggtgcaaaagtaattgcggctTTTGCCGTTAATGAAAGAAAaacgcaattacttttgtaccaacctaataatttAGCCCACCCAAGTTGACCTGTCACAGAGCCACCATAATTCTCTTGCTTTATGGATGTGAAAAGTCAGTCTTGGATGGGTTGTGCGATATGGCTAAGATTTCTCAAGAAGTTGAGAATAAAGAAATCCTATTAATTTTCCAGGTATTCTTTCCATTGTAAACAGGGTAACACCCAGGTTTCATTTTACTTGCCAAACATATAGATTGATGGTGGCCGCTTGAAACAGTAGGTTCCGAAGAATTCTGAGAATAAGAGTTTCTTTGATCATTGATGTCTGCTATAGGCTTAGGAGGGAGAAGCAATGATTCATGTGCCACAATGGGCCACCCGACCCTGTACTATTTTGCTTCTCTTCAGAAAAGAAGGTTGGCTTTTATGGggaggtgtttgtttgtttttaatgagacaggagctcactcggttgcccaggctggagtgcaatcatgcctccctgcagccttgaactcctaggctaagcaatcctcctgtctcagcctcccaagcagctgggactacaggaacactcCACCATGGtcagatcattttttaaagttttgtagagatggtgtcttgctttgttgctcatgctggtctccatctcctggcttcaagtcattcttctgcctcagcctcctaaagtgccgggattacaggtgtgagccaccacacccagctagaaAAGATTTTAAGGGATGTGATAAATTAATCAATTTTAGCACCATATGTACTTACTAAAGGACATAAAATTGGGGGCAAGGAACTCTCTAAATTTACAGAATAGCTATCAAGAAGATAATCACATGTTTTCACAAAACACCCCTGTTGGAGCTAGCACATAGGGCTAAATGTCTGTATCTACTATTTTCTGGACACATAGAGGTGAATGGATTTTTCTAATATTCACTTTCTTATTAACAATCTGCTTAGAAACACATACCAGTTTTCACTTACAAACATTCTTTTTGACAGGGAAATTAGAAACATAAAACTGCTGCTAGTCTGCAATCAACTATTCATACTAAGGGAACTAATCAGGTCTTAATTGGGGCTGGTCTGAAAGTTGGGTTTTCCATTGTAACAGCATCCAGGGAGGAATTTAAGAAATGTTCTCCCATTTGGATAGTGTATATTCTAACAAGCTTACATAGGGCTTGCTGAGTTCTatcaacaaacaaacatttatcttttctatgcACATGCTTTATCTCACTTACTCCTCTCCTTGACACTGTGAAGCAGGTATTACTATTTTCACAGATGAAGATATTCAGGTTCACATATGTGAAACTGCTATGGCCACATAACTGCTAAGTGACAGTGTCATAATTCCAACCCAGATTTGTTGACTGCAAAGCTCACTTAACTCTTTAATGGCTATTTCAACGAGGCATGCTGATCCCAGACAGGGGAGAACGCTCTCATTCTGAGACAGACTCAGGAAGCATGTACAGGAATTCTGCTGTCTGTGGCCTTCATTCATTGACTGCTCTGCCATTCATCTTCATGCATGCTTGCGTGAAGTACTTAATACTGCCCCCTTCCTTGATAGGGGAAGTTTGTATTTGTCTAAATCTCTCTTTCCACTCTcttatcacacacatacacacacaccaccaccactgaAAGACAGGAATATAGTGGAGGATGATGGTggaatgtttttaagttttcagcAAAGTTCTATGCTGAAGCATGTGCATCTATCTTTATATTTGCCTTAGCTTCACTAGAATAGGTGCCCTGTTAAAGCAGACGGTGAAAATAGGACCTTTCTGCACTGAATATATTATACGTTGACAACTATAGATGTTTAGGATAGGTGGGAAATTGAGATATGTTCCTTACAGTACACCAAAGGGAAGATAATCACAAGGATTTGCAAAGGGAACTAACATTTTCAGTTAGTACTTGGCACTGTAAATCTTAATCTTTGCAACTATGTTCTGAGACTGCTCTCATCTTTCTAACTATATTAAAGAAGAAGATGAGGTTCAGAAAGCTGCTGGAAGCTTCTTGAGGCTCTAAAGCCAGTAAgaactaattattattattcttacaaAGCTCCTGCTTATTGTGAAGTCAAAACGTTCTTCTTAGTTCAGTCTTTGGGGTCCCAAAACAAGTCTAAATTTTTGTgcaataaataaatcattaaggATAGAAAAGTGGGTCTAAACTAAAAGGCAGAATTTCCTCTTTAGGATAATTAAATACAACTGAGCAATGGACATTCATCAGGGGTTTCAGTAGACGTGTCTATACAATGAACCTATTTCTCCAGGACAATCCCATTTTACTCATCAGTGGCAACATCCATATTAACAGTAGCTGCTATGAACCAAAAACTAGCCAAGTGCTCCTCGGTATCTAAAAGAAGTGTATATTTTTCCCTGAAATTGTGTATCTGAGAAGAATGAGGGTTACAGTAGGTCAGTAAATTTCCTAAAGTTATACAATAAGTAAGGGACAGAGCCAGGGTTTGAATGTAGTCAGTCTGACACTGATACCACTGTAAAGCACTGTGTTCTATGGTCCaccagttcaaaaaaaaaaaaaaaaaaaaaaaaaaccaggtccCAAAgaagtgggctggggaaggggaagagaaagtcAGAAGAAAGCCAGAAAGCCTTGACCAAAAACTCAATGGCTCCCCTACTCTCCACATTACTATTTTCGGCAGCTGACAATAAAATGCAGTTAATAACAACAAAACTCCCAaaacttgttttttgaaaagtacTTTTTGTACTGTACAATTTTTTAATAGACAATTTTTAGAGCacttttaggttcatagcaaaagtGAGCTGAAAGTACAGGGAGTTCTCCTAGACATGGCCCTGTACCCATCCATGCACGATCTCACTCACTATTGACATCCCCCACCAGAGCGGTGCATTTGTCATAATAGATGAACTTACACTGACACATTATTATCATCCAAAGTCCAGagtttatattagggttcactcttggtgttgtatattctatGCATTTTGATAACTGTGGAATGACATTAATCCACCATTGCAGTATCTTACAGCCtagtttcactgccctgaaaatcctctgtgttctgcCTCTGCAACCATCCCTCCCTGTgacccctggaaaccactgatctttttatcatCTCCACAGATGATgccttttgccttttccagaatgtcatgttggtggaattatacagtatatagACTTTTCAATTTGGCTTCTTTGcttagtaatatatatttttcaccaTGCCATTTAATGGCTTGATAGCTCGtatctttttagcactgaataacattccatATTGAGATGTACaacagtttatccatttacccaCTGAAGTATATCTTGGTTGCATCCAAATTGGGCTGATCATGAATATAGCTGCTATACACATCTGTGTGCAAGTTTTTATATGAACGTAACTTTCCAATTCAATAAGGTAAATATCAAGGAGGGCAATTGCCAGATCACATGGTAAGATTATGTTCAGTTTTCTAAGAAACtatcaaactgtcttccaaagtggctaacCATTTTGCACTTATTTCCACAAGCAAGGAATGAGTTCCTCTTGCTCCACATCCTGTTTTGCATTTTGACCCTTTTGATAGTTGTGTAGCAGCACCTCATTGTTGTTTTACTTGGATTTGTAATTCCCTAGGGACATGTGATATTGAACATATTTGCACATGCTTATTTTCCACCTGTATATATTCTTTACTGAGATGTATGTTCAGCTctattgcccattttttaatcaggtcatgcattttcttattgttgcatTTTAAGAGTTGTTTGCACAGTTTGGATAGTAGTCTTTCAGAAAAGACACATCTGGTAAATGTTttctgccagttttttttttttttttttccatttttcaggatcatgttttaataaatatatattcaagaaATGTTTAGAACTGAAAATGTTGTTATAAAATCATATTCTACTTCTTTTACAGCATTAGAAATAGGCCATTCTAAGAACAGGCCAAACTTGCCTCAATGTACTCATTAACAATACTAGAATCATGAGAATGAGAAACCTTCTAACTCCCCCTCTAACACTTCCCCACAAGAAGGAGACTTCTTGCACTCTAACCTCTAAGAATccatcttatttaatatttatttagtattcatGTTACAGCTCTATGAGGGAGAAATAtactggaaagaaggaaaaataccatttttttctcattctgagcaaatgtgcacgtgtgtgcgcgcgcacacacacgtatacacaaaACCCCACAAGAGTATAATATTATCTATGAAGGAAAGAGATACCAAGTTAAATTTAACCAAGTATTTAGAAATGACAGGGAGCTAGGAAGAAAAGGCGAAAacacatgtaattttatttttaaccttaagCTTGCCAACTTCTTTCCCTGAACAgcatttgtcttgttttgataCCCACCTACAGTTATATTAGAAACGTACTGCAAACTATTTAGTGATTCCACTTTGAATTTAGTCACATGACTAAGATGTTTTGAATATAAGCCTATCCGTATGCCAGATACAAATTTCAGGAACTCTTAATGTCTcttcttttacagaaaaagctcTACCTCTATCCTGATGTAATTAGGttgattaagaaaattaaaaggccaCGGGCCAGAAAACTAACTTCCACAAatgcaacaaaaggaaaagtttCTCCAATAACCTCTATGAAATGGGAAACCTTTCTTTTTAAGTACTAAGTCAATTTCTTCAACTGTACAATGTATTTGAATTTGATGGTTTTCAAATATAGtaacaacaaaatataataaagactataagaaaacagagtaaatgatataattcaaaaaataatgactaaaataaaatgacattatgGATTTTGTAATccaacatataattatatatttaagttttattttacatacataagATCACAGCTAAGGAGGTTAaccataattttgtttaattttatcaccAGTCACTTGTGCCATTTTATCACATTTGAAAATACTCACTCGTATTATTTACTTCAAACAGTGATCTATAAATTTGTTTTAGACTATATTAAGGACCTTTTCTTCTTCaggataacttaaaaaaattaaatgacgtATTGAACAGACTACTGAagaaactttactttttaattatagtcTCTGCATTGAAGATCTGtaggaatttttctttaataattttcaaatcttCCCATGACCTCTCTGTTCATAGAAATATcatctttgaaataatttgtgtGTGAATACTTTATAAATCAAAAATGGATTCACATGACCGTATTACCATAATCACCAATTTTAACAGTCTCCTAGATATTTTCTATATCACTTTTCTTGATTATAAAATGTCAGTAAGATGAAAAAACACTCTTAATATAACAGTATATTTAATTACATCAGTTTCCCATCAACACATCAAAGTCACTTAATAATTATATTGGCCATTTCCACTGATCGGCAGGAGGCTCTTCCACTAATGGCTCCCATGGTTTCCAGTCCCTCATTTTTCTTGCCAGACTTAGTTCATGTTCAGCCTGAAGAATCACCTCTTCTAATTGACCACCTTGAAGTTGgtcttctaattttttaacaTCTGGTTCCGCTTTAACCATAGCCAGCTTCTCATTTGTAATCTGTTCTGTATACTTTCTATATGCTGCATTTTTAGGGATTTCCGCAAGAACATCAAGAATCTTTGTGTACAATATACTTAGCCTCTCGTGTGGAGTACTGCACACAGCCAATCCCACAAGGCCAGTGGTCTTCTTCAGCACACCCATTTTTTGCCATGACAgctcccagtttttttttttttttttttaaccaatccTGCAAAGCATATTATTATAACTTTATAGTCTTGAAATTTATCAGCCCTCCAACTTTGTTCACCTTTAATATTGAGTTGAAGTTTTTGCCTCTTTGTATAAACTTTAAAGCTAGTTTTAAAACAACCTGCTGGGATATTGATttggattgcactgaatctatggATCAAGTTggaaagaattgacatctttacaacACAGCATGGAATATTTATCTGTTAACATGGAACATCTGTGTATTCACAGCTAATCTGTGAATTAGTACTAATCTGCAattagttcttttaaaatttctttcatcagagttttgtagttttcctcatgtAAATTGTATACATACTTGTATTGTGTTAGATCTATACCTAAGTATTTATCTTTGGGAATGCTAATATAATGGTAATGTGTTTTCAACTTAAAATTCAAATCATTTATTGACAGTGTATAGGAAAAGAACTGACTTTTGCATATTAACTttgcatcctgcaactttgctaacACTTATTTGTTTCAAGAGTTTTTGgtcaattcttttttattttctatataggCAAACGAGTCAACAGCAAAGAAAGTGTTAATTCTTCATTTCCAGTCTGTATATCTTTTATGTCCTTTCCTTGTCTTATTTCATgtgctagaacttccagtataaTTTTGCAAAGCAATGTCAAGAGGggaccatcattctcagcaaactaccgcaagaacagaaaaccaaataccacatgttctcactcataggtgggaattgaacaatgagatcacttggacgcaggaaggggaacatcacacaccgggtcctattgtgggggcggggggagggaggagggatagcatttggagatatacctaatgtaaatgacgagttaatgggtgcagcacatcaatatgttacattgtatacatatgtaacaaacctgcacattgtgcacatgtaccctagaacttaaagtagaataaaaaaaaaaaaagaggggacataggccaggcacggtgactcatgcctgtaatcccagcactttgggagaccgaggcaggcagatcacgaggccaggagttcgagaccagtctcgccaatatggtgaaaccccatctctaataaaaacacaaaaattagctgggtgttggtagcatgtgcctgtagtcccagctacttgggaggctgaggcaggagaattgcttgaacccgggaggtggaggttgcaatgagctgagattgagccattgcactccagcctgggagacagagtgagactccatctcaaaaaaaaaaaaaaaaaaaaaaaaagaaaaacaaaaggagacaTACTTGCTTTATCCCCAATATTATTGAAAAAGCttcaaattttttcattaaatatgatgttagccAGTTGTTGGAGATGTTCTTTGTAGATAAAATTGAAGAAGTTCCCCTTTACTCCTAGTTTGTTGGGAGCTTTCATCATGAATGAGTGTTGAATCTTGTCAAGTTTTTTCTGTACATATTGatatgatgtgatttttttttcttcagcctgTTGATGTCATGGATTACACTGATTTTCAAGTGTTGACCTAGTCCTATGTACTTGAGATAAATCTCACTTAGTAACAGCATGTAtctctttttatacattgttggattaaatttactaatattttgttgatgatttttacCTCTATCTTCATGACACATATTGAactgccattttcttttcttgaaatgcctttgtctagttttgggattagggtaatgctgacttcatagaataagttaggatgtattccctctgcttctaccttttggaagagattgttaaaaaaaaaaaaattcgtctAGAGTCTAtcataaatgtttggtagaattcactggtGAAACCACTTGGACCTAGCACTTTATGTTTGGAAAGATTATCAGTTATTCAACTTCTTTGATAGACACAGGCCTATTTAGAAGATAAATTTTTCTTATGTGAGAAATAATAATCTTTTGGAAGATCGTCTTCCAAAGAGTTGGTTTATTTCGTCTAGTTATCCAGTGTTTGGGCATAGAGATGTTCTCAGTGCTCCTTGATCATtcttttaatgtccatgggaCCTATAgtgatgtctcctctttcatttctaatcttagtaatttgtgtcctctctccttttttcttaggCAGATAAAGGCTTATCAATCTTACTGCTCTTTTCAAAGAGCTGGCTTTTGGTTACATTAAATTCTCTACTGATTTCCTCtgttccatttcatttatttctgctctaattgttattatttcttttcctctgcttactttggatttaacttgctcttatttttcaggttttctaaAATGGAAGCTTATTGATTTTagctatttcttattttctaatatatgcattccaTTCTACAAATTTTTCTGTACAAACTACTTTTGCTAAATCCCCTTTAaggtattttcattatcatttaccTCAAAATCTTTTCAAAACTCTCTTGAGATTTCTTTTCTGATCCATGTGTTGTTTAGATATGTGTTTAATCTCTCagtatttgggaatttttttagctatctttctgttattcaTTTCTTATATAATTCTATTGTGGTCTCAGCATATACTCTATAATTTCTACTCTTTTAAATTTGCTAACGTGTATTTTATGGCCCCAAATGCTTATCTTGGTAAAAGTTTTATGTGAGCATTAGAAGACTgatgtgttgttgttgttgaaaaaaagtgttttgtgAATTATATACAGTTAATATCAATTATATTCAGTAGATGTCAAATATATCCAGTTGATTGATGGAGTCATTGAATTCAGCTATGTTCTGATTTTCTGCTTGCTGGATTTGTACATTTTGAATAAAAGTGTGTTGAGTCTCCAATCATAatcatgaattaatttatttctcttcacagttctattaatttttgcctcacatattttgatATTCTGTTTTTAGGCACATAAGCAGTAAAAATGGGTATGTCTTCCTGGAAAATTGACTACAATATTGTTTTATAATCCCTTTCCCTATCCCTGATAACAGTCCTTGCTCTGAAGTCTGTTCTCTTTGAAATTTATATAGCTActccaattttcttttaattagcatGCTATAACCTTCtccatccttttgtttttcaCCTATATGTGTCTTATTTAAAATGGATTTCTTATGAACAACATATAATTGGGTCTTTTCTCTTCTTATCCACTCtgacaatctttgtcttttaattggtgcttTTAGACTATTGACATTCAAAGTGATTATCAGTATCGTAAGATCTATATTATTcgatatgattttattttttctccttccttagcaTATTATactactttttataatttatttcagggTTTGCCTGAGTGGTTACATTTCACTAGATAATCCAAGACTACTTTCAAATACAGCATGCCTGCAAATGTGCCTCTGTGCAAAGTTTTGGTGAGCATTTATCCTGGTTGGTGTTTTCTGAACTTCCCGGGTCTGTGGTTTGTGGTATGACATTAATTTGTGgaaattctcattcatttttgctTCAAATAGTGCTtctgcttcttttcctctttattctccCCTGGTATTCCCACTTTGAGTATTTCGTAGTTATTCCACTGTTCTTGGAATTGTGTTCCTTTTTTGTTctggttttctctttgcttttcaattttgaaggtttttattGACATATCCTCAAGCTAAGAGTTTCTTTCCTCAGCCATGTCCAATCTACTAGTGAGTTCATCAAAGCCATTTTTCATTCTATTATAATGTTTTGattcttaacatttctttttgaCTCCTTCTTAGAATATCTATCACTCTGCTTATATTACCCATCTCTTCTTacatgttgtctacttttttcaTTAGAGACATTAGCGTATTAATCCTTGCTTTAAGTCCATGGTTCCAACATCCTTGCCATATCTGGTTCTGATGTTTGCTCTGTttcagctgggttttttttttttttttggtgtgccTTGTAATTTCTTGTTGATAGAAGACATGATGCACTAGCTAAACAGAACAGTGACAAATAAGCTTTTAGTATTATGATGTACTGTGTGGGGGAGGGGAACCATTTTATACTCCtatgattaggtctcagtcttttagtaAGTCTGTGCCTTGGACCAGAAACTTCACTAATGCTTTTCAGTTTGTTTGGGATTTCCACCCCCCCATCCCCACCTTCTTAGGTGGTCCAGGAAGGGTAGAGAAGTTAGGCATTTTCCTTCCCCAGGTAAATTATGCTCTAATAAAACCCCAGTGGGTTAGTTTTTCTGGAAGGCAGCCCTAGTGACAGAGAGCAGAGCGTTCTGCATGTCAGGAATGGCTTCTTCCGCCAGACCCCTGCTGGAAGCCTTAGGGAATTTTCAACAATCTTCACTGTGAGAAGCTAGCAGAGCTCCTGGAAGTAAAACTCATAAGAGTGTGGGACCCCTTACAATTGGATCTCCCTGGAAGTTTGCAGGAAAAACTCCCTGGAAGTTCTCAGACTTGTCCACACTGCACCTCCAGCAGTTTGTCAACTATAGTTGAGATATTCCCATGCCAGCGTTGGTTCTGGGGTGGGTCCTGCAGGTGGATGTCTGCTCAAGTCAGCTGTGATTCTCTGGGTATGCTTATCTGTCTTTCCATTTCTCAGGGCAGCAAGTTTGCCTTGTGACCTCAGTGCTCTGACAAATATAAGAAGAGTTACTActttttcagctttttacttatTGTTGGGGTAGAGTGGGAGCTTCTAAGCTCCTTCTCTGATGGCCCAGAAACCAGAAGTCTTTCAACAGTATTTTAAtccctcttttcctttcaaaGAGTTTGGTACATCCACGTTGTAAACCAGACAAAggcagaaaagacagaagaatgagGATCTTATAAAACCAGTTACTCTGATCTGGGTTAAGAATATAGCTAGAGTAATTGTTTTACTGAGGGAGATAACTCATAAAAAGGTCAGATGTCTGAGATCTTCTCAGTGACAGTAGCATTACTGTTTTAGACTGATAGATTTACAGAGTggcctttctgctttttttttttttttaactatattcattttattttatcttgcatTTGAACATGTGATACAAGTAAGTAGTAGGTAATTTGCTCACAAGGCTCTAAATGCCACACTTGAACATTAGGTgattaaacatataaaacattgCCATATATTGCCTTAatgaatatatgtaattttattaaaatatagaacTACAACAAAGTAAGCAACAGATTGGGACAAAGAAACTAACGCTTAGGTACAATTTGACCCTACTGTAATTAATCTTTAAATGCCACAATCTCACACCACACCTCCAATTTTTACTTCAAAGTGTCACTCATTTGTCCTTCCATCAGCACAGTTGGTTTGATGTCAAAACACAGTTTCTTGCCTCTATGGCACCCCGACAGACTTAACTTTATAGCTATAAACTATGAAAACTGCTGCTATACAGCTATATATACTATACAATGCtgcttctatatatatatatatatttactttatgtttatatatatatttactttttatatatatatatatttatgtttcagggtacatgtggacaacgtgcaggtttgttacatatgtatacgtgtgccatgttggtgtgctgcacccgttaactcatcatttacattaggtatatctcctactgctatccttcccccctccccccaccccataacaggccccagtgtgtgatgttccgcttcctgtgtccaagtgttctcattgttcacttcccacctatgagtgagaacatgaggcgtttggttttctgttcttgtgatagtttgctgagaatgatggtttccaacttcatccatgtccatgcaaaggacatgaactcatcctcttttatggctgcatagtattccatgggggtatatgtgccacattttcttaatccagtctgtcattgatggacatttgggttgattccaagtctttgctattgtgaatagtgtcacaataaacatatgtgtgcatgtgtctttatagcagcatgacttacaatcctttgggtatatccccagtaatgggatggctgggtcaaatggtatttctggttctagatccttcaggaattgccacacggaattgccacactgtcttccacaatggttgaactagtttacactcccaccaagagtggaagtgttcctatttctctacatcctctccagcagctgttgtttcctgacattttaatgatcaccattctaactggtatgagatggtgtctcattgtggttttgatttgcatttctctgatggccagtgatgatgagtatttttt
Proteins encoded in this window:
- the LOC126960621 gene encoding NADH dehydrogenase [ubiquinone] 1 alpha subcomplex subunit 5-like; translated protein: MGVLKKTTGLVGLAVCSTPHERLSILYTKILDVLAEIPKNAAYRKYTEQITNEKLAMVKAEPDVKKLEDQLQGGQLEEVILQAEHELSLARKMRDWKPWEPLVEEPPADQWKWPI